The Magnetococcus marinus MC-1 genome contains the following window.
GCTGGCTGCCTGCATTTTACCCAAACATTTGGCTTGAAACTCGGCATCCCCCACCGCCAACACTTCATCCACAATTAAAATATCGGGTTCCAAATGGGCCGCCACCGCAAAAGCAAGGCGTACATGCATGCCCGATGAGTAGCGCTTAACCGGTGTATCCAGATATTTGGCAACACCAGAGAACTCCACAATCTCATCCAGCTTTTTACGTATTTCTGCCCTTTTCATACCCAGGATAGCGCCATTGAGAAAAATATTCTCCCGCCCCGTCAACTCCGGATGAAAGCCCGTACCAACCTCTAATAATGAAGCAATACGGCCCTGCACATAGATTGCGCCACGGGTCGGTGCCGTCACCCTGGATAAGAGCTTGAGCAGGGTCGATTTGCCCGCGCCATTTTTGCCGATAATGCCCAAAATTTCCCCTTGGGGAACTTTTAAATCAATATCCTTCAACGCCCAGACAAAATCCCCCCCAACCTGAGTGCGGTCATTCGTCTGACCCAATTTTTCGTAAGGGTCCTGCCGTCCCAGCCAGCGGGCCAGCCAACGGTTCAGGTCATGGGAGAGGGTACCACTGCCCACCTCCCCCAAACGGTAGAGCTTTGAAACCTCCTCCATCACCAAGCTGTATTGCGACATATGACTCTACCTATGTTTATGAGAGATGCCTCGCCCTCGGCTCACCGCTAAAAGGGTCACGTCCTCCCCCCCTCACGCTATCGCGGTCCTTATAAGCTGGCAATCATGCATGACTGGGCACCGCCGCCGGCAACTCAAAAAATCGGGTCAGCAGGTGCAAACCAAAACGGTGGCTCTTCTCCGGATGAAACTGCACCCCAAAAATATTGTCCCGGGCTACCGCTGCGACAAAGGAATAGCCATGCACCGCTCGACCCATGACATCGTTTGCATCCTCGCACTGTAGATGGTAGCTGTGTACAAAATAAAAACGACTCTGCGCCTCCATCTGTGCCACCAATGGGGCGTTCCCTTCTGG
Protein-coding sequences here:
- a CDS encoding ABC transporter ATP-binding protein; this encodes MSQYSLVMEEVSKLYRLGEVGSGTLSHDLNRWLARWLGRQDPYEKLGQTNDRTQVGGDFVWALKDIDLKVPQGEILGIIGKNGAGKSTLLKLLSRVTAPTRGAIYVQGRIASLLEVGTGFHPELTGRENIFLNGAILGMKRAEIRKKLDEIVEFSGVAKYLDTPVKRYSSGMHVRLAFAVAAHLEPDILIVDEVLAVGDAEFQAKCLGKMQAASQGEGRTVLFVSHNLGAVKQLCPRAILMEQGQIKMQDETGAVISRYMQQGGREERQVCWPVDQAPQQQEIILHSIRIVDHLGQTDSLLATGNPITAEIEYTLKEDLHNLRITFTVLSHDGVEIFSSSDYLFQKADRLRPKGRYKSVCHIPGGLMSFAQYIGSVDFEIPGERGILMDQKISFAYSEISVNQYGQTRSPAPPGLIHPLLTWDIVSI